TCTCTCCACGCTTCCGTCCGCTGGCGTTGGGGCTTTACTGGCGCTGGAGCTGTTCAATGCCCCGTTCAGCCTAATCGCCCTGATAGGGATCATGCTATTAATTGGCATTGTGAAGAAAAACGCCATCATGATGGTCGATTTTGCGCTGGAAGCGCAGAGAAACGGCAAGCTACAGCCGGAAGAAGCTATTTTTCAGGCCTGCCTGTTGCGCTTTCGCCCAATAATGATGACCACTCTGGCGGCGTTATTTGGCGCGTTGCCACTGGTGTTATCCGCAGGGGATGGCTCCGAACTGCGCCAGCCTTTGGGGATAACCATCGTCGGTGGGCTGGTCGTGAGCCAACTGCTGACGCTGTATACCACCCCCGTGGTTTATCTCTTTTTCGACCGTCTGCGTCTGCGTTTTTCGCGTAAAAACAGCAAACCGGTAGCAGAGTTATGACAGAACTTCCCGACAGCACCCGCTGGCAACTTTGGATTGTGGCATTCGGCTTTTTTATGCAGTCGCTGGATACCACCATCGTGAATACCGCGCTTCCCTCGATGGCGGCAAGCCTCGGGGAAAGCCCGTTACACATGCATATGGTCATTGTGTCATATGTTTTAACCGTAGCCGTGATGCTGCCCGCCAGCGGATGGCTGGCGGACAAAGTTGGCGTGCGTAATATCTTCTTCACCGCCATTATCCTGTTTACGCTTGGCTCGTTGTTTTGCGCCTGGTCCAACACGCTCAACGAACTGGTGATGGCGCGCGTCTTACAAGGCGTTGGCGGTGCGATGATGGTGCCGGTCGGCAGGCTAACGGTGATGAAAATCGTCCCGCGTGAGCAATATATGGCGGCGATGACGTTTGTCACTTTACCCGGCCAGATTGGCCCGCTGCTGGGCCCGGCGTTAGGTGGAATTCTGGTTGAGTACGCCTCCTGGCACTGGATATTTTTAATTAACATTCCGGTGGGTATTGTCGGTGCAATAGCAACGTTGATGCTGATGCCCAACTACACCATGCAAACCCGACGTTTCGATCTCTCGGGATTCGCGATGCTGGCGGTCGGCATGGCGGTGCTAACGCTGGCGCTTGATGGCAGTAAAGGAACCGGCCTCTCCAGTATCACGCTGGCGGCGTTGGTTATCTGCGGGGTGCTGGCCATTGCGCTGTATCTGAAACACGCCCATCGTAATCCACGTGCGCTGTTTAGCCTGAATCTGTTTCGCACCCCCACCTTTTCGCTCGGTCTGTTCGGTAGTTTTGCCGGGCGCATTGGTAGCGGTATGCTGCCGTTTATGACGCCGGTGTTTTTACAGATTGGCCTCGGTTTTTCACCTTTTCATGCCGGGCTGATGATGATCCCAATGGTGCTCGGCAGTATGGGCATGAAGCGCATTGTGGTGCAGGTCGTTAACCGCTTTGGCTATCGTCGCGTATTGGTCGCCACAACGCTTGGTCTGTCGCTGGTCAGTTTGCTGCTGATGACCACCGCGCTGCTCGGCTGGTATTACGCCCTACCTTTCGTGCTGTTCTTACAGGGAATGGTCAACTCAACGCGCTTTTCATCCATGAACACCCTGACGTTAAAAGATCTGCCTGACGACCTCGCCAGCAGCGGTAACAGCCTGCTGTCGATGATCATGCAACTGTCGATGAGCATTGGGGTAACCATCGCGGGCCTGTTGTTAGGCATGTTCGGCCAACAGCATATCGCCATCGACAGCGGTAGCACACATACCGTCTTTATGTATACCTGGCTGTGCATCGCATTCATTATTGCGCTGCCCGCCATTATTTTTGCCCGCGTGCCGAACGACACGCAAACCAACGCGGTGATTTCACGGCGTAAAAGGAGCACCTGATGAAGTTCTGGCGGCCTGGTATCACCGGCAAACTGTTTCTGGCGATTTTCGCCACCTGCATTGTATTGCTGATCAGCATGCACTGGGCCGTACGCATCAGCTTCGAACGAGGTTTTATTGACTATATCAAGCACGGCAACGAACAGCGGCTGCAAATGCTCAGCGATGCATTAAGCGAGCAGTATGAGCAACACGGCAACTGGCGGTTCCTGCGCAATAACGATCGTTTTGTGTTTCAGATCCTACGTTCTTTTGAACACGATAACGACGATGATAAACCAGGTCCAGGCATGCCGCCGCACGGCTGGCGTACGCAGTTTTGGGTTGTCGATCAAAATGCCCGCGTGCTGGTTGGCCCGCGTGGTCCGGTCCCGCACGACGGTATGCGCCATCCTATCCGCGTCAACGGTAGCGAAGTGGGTGCCGTGATTGCCTCTCCCGTGGAACGCTTAACGCGGAATACGGATATCAATTTCGACATGCAGCAAAGACGCTCCAGTTGGCTTATCGTCGCGCTCTCCACGATCCTGGCGGCGCTGGCGACGTTTACGCTGGCGCGCAGCCTGCTGGCCCCGGTCAAGCGGTTGGTGGAAGGTACGCACAAACTGGCGGCAGGCGATTTCACCACTCGTGTTGCGCCAACCAGTACGGACGAGCTGGGCAAGCTGGCGCAGGACTTCAACCAACTTGCCAGTACGCTGGAAAAAAACCAGCAAATGCGTCGAGATTTCATGGCCGATATTTCTCACGAACTGCGCACGCCGCTGGCGGTGTTGCGCGGTGAACTGGAGGCCATTCAGGATGGCGTACGCCAGTTTACCCCTGACTCCGTTGCCTCGTTGCAGGCTGAAGTCGGTACGCTCACCAAGCTGGTGAACGATCTTCATCAGCTCTCTATGTCTGACGAAGGCGCGTTGGCTTACCAGAAAACCTCGCTGGATTTGATTCCCCTTCTTGAGGTGGCAAGCGGCGCATTCCGCGAACGCTTTGCCAGCCGTGGACTGACGATACAGCTTTCGCTCCCCGACAGCATGACGGTATTTGGCGATAGGGATCGTCTGATGCAGTTGTTCAACAATCTGCTGGAAAACAGCCTGCGCTACACCGACAGCGGCGGCGGGCTGCACATCAGCGCCGAACAACGCGAGCGCATGGTTTTAATAACCTTTGCGGATTCCGCTCCCGGCGTAAGTGACGACCAGCTACAGAAGCTGTTTGAGCGATTTTATCGCACCGAAGGTTCGCGTAACCGCGCCAGCGGAGGTTCCGGTTTGGGGCTGGCTATTTGCGTCAATATCGTACAAGCGCATAATGGTCTGATCCGCGCCGCCCATTCGCCTTTTGGCGGGGTTAGCATTACAGTAGAGCTACCGCTGGAACGCGATTTACAGAGAGATGTATGACTGAGTTACCCATTGATGAAAACACGCCGCGTATTCTGATCGTGGAAGACGAGCCCAAGCTGGGGCAACTGCTTATCGATTATCTACGTGCAGCAAGTTACGCGCCTACGCTCATCAGCCATGGCGATTTGGTGCTGCCTTACGTGCGTCAAACGCCGCCCGATCTGATCCTGTTGGATCTGATGCTGCCTGGCACCGATGGTCTGACGCTGTGTCGTGAAATCCGTCGATTCTCTGAAATTCCTATCATGATGGTAACCGCCAAGATAGAAGAGATTGATCGCCTGCTGGGGCTGGAGATCGGTGCGGATGATTATATTTGCAAACCCTACAGCCCGCGCGAAGTCGTGGCTCGCGTGAAAACAATTCTGCGCCGCTGCAAGCCACAGCGCGAATTACAACAAATGGATGCCAACAGCCCGCTGATTGTCGATGAAGGTCGCTTTCAGGCGTCCTGGCGTGGGAAAATGCTCGACTTAACGCCGGCTGAATTTCGCTTACTCAAGACGTTGTCGCATGAACCGGGAAAAGTGTTCTCCCGTGAGCAGTTGCTCAACCATCTGTATGACGATTACCGCGTCGTTACCGACCGTACCATCGACAGCCATATTAAGAACCTGCGACGCAAGCTGGAGTCGCTGGATGCGGAGCAGTCGTTTATCCGCGCGGTCTATGGCGTAGGCTATCGCTGGGAAGCCGACGCCTGTCGAATTGCTTAAACACTCCTGCCCTTCAGGGGTCCGCGGCTTCGTGGGCCCTGCGACTAGCAACTCTCCAAATATCGCTCATACTCTTTCTGACAACATTGTCGTCAATAACTGTTTGATATAAAACTTTTAATCAAGGAGTTCATATGGCTGGTTGGTTTGAATTAAGTAAGAGTAGCGATGATCAGTACCGCTTTGTTCTTAAAGCTGGAAATGGGGAAATAATCCTTACCAGTGAGCTTTACACTACAAAAGGCGCTGCAGAAAAAGGGATCGCATCTGTACAGGCTAACAGCCCTCTGGACGAACGTTATGAGAAAAAAACAGCCACCAATGGCAAATTACATTTCAACCTGAAAGCTGCAAATCACCAGATTATTGGTAGCAGCCAACTGTATGCGAATGAACAGTCACGCGAGACCGGTATTGCTTCAGTTAAGACCAATGGGGTCAGTCAGACGATAAAAGATAAGACCTGATAATTACTCGCTTAGCCGGGTAACGCAACGATGTCGCCCGGCGTTTTTCTTTACCTGCCTTCCCCGCAGCGCTACAATGCCCGCCCTTAATATGGGGGCACTCCCCTAACCGCCTCATTGAGTGAGGCGAGTCTGACCTGTCATCAGAACGAGAAAATTATGTTTAAACCGGAACTCCTTTCCCCGGCGGGAACGCTGAAAAACATGCGTTACGCTTTCGCCTATGGCGCAGATGCTGTGTATGCGGGCCAACCGCGTTATTCACTGCGCGTGCGCAACAACGAATTCAACCACGAAAACCTGCAGCTCGGCATTAATGAAGCCCACGAACTGGGTAAAAAATTCTATGTGGTGGTTAACATTGCCCCGCACAACGCCAAGCTGAAAACATTCATTCGTGATCTGAAACCGGTGGTGGAAATGGGACCGGATGCACTGATCATGTCCGATCCTGGTCTGATTATGCTGGTGCGCGAAAACTTCCCTGATATGGACATTCACCTTTCGGTCCAGGCTAACGCCGTAAACTGGGCGACGGTGAAATTCTGGAAGCAAATGGGGCTAACCCGCGTGATCCTCTCTCGCGAACTGTCGCTGGAAGAAATCGAAGAGATCCGCACCCATGTGCCAGATATGGAGCTTGAGATCTTCGTTCACGGTGCGCTGTGCATGGCCTACTCCGGTCGCTGCCTGCTCTCTGGCTACATCAACAAGCGTGACCCGAACCAGGGTACCTGTACCAATGCCTGTCGCTGGGAATACAACGTGCAGGAAGGCAAAGAAGACGTGGTGGGCAATATCGTGCATAAGTACGAGCCTATCCCGGTACAAAACGTTGAGCCTACGCTGGGTATCGGCGCACCGACCGACAAAGTTTTTATGATTGAAGAAGCCCAGCGTCCGGGTGAGTATATGACCGCGTTCGAAGATGAACACGGCACTTACATCATGAACTCGAAGGATTTGCGTGCTATAGCCCACGTTGAGCGTCTGACGCAGATGGGCGTGCATTCGCTGAAGATCGAAGGACGTACCAAGTCATACTATTACTGCGCACGTACCGCGCAGGTTTATCGCAAAGCCATTGATGATGCCGCTGCCGGTAAACCGTTCGACCCGCAACTGCTGGAAACGCTGGAAGGCCTGGCGCATCGCGGTTACACCGAAGGGTTCCTGCGCCGCCATACGCATGACGACTATCAGAACTATGAATACGGATTCTCTGTTTCTGAGCGCCAGCAGTTTGTCGGCGAATTCACTGGCGAGCGTAAAGGCGAGCTGGCAGCCGTACTGGTCAAAAACAAATTCACCGTTGGCGACAGCCTGGAGCTGATGACCCCGCAGGGCAACATCAACTTTACCCTTGAGCAGATGGAAAACGCCAAAGGCGAAGCGATGCCAGTTGCGCCAGGCGATGGTTACACCGTGTGGATGCCTGTACCGGAGGATATCGATCTGAATTATGCATTGTTGATGCGTAATTTTACCGGTGAGTCCACGCGCAACCCGCATGCTAAGTAGTTAATTACGGTTATTTTTCAGCGTTCGGAAGATTCTTAGAAATCGATCACATACCGTTTCGTTCATTAAGGGTATTATCGCTTCCGCTGAAAAACATAACCCATAAATGCTAGCTGTACCAGGAACCACCTCCTTAGCCTGCGTAATCTCCCTTACGCAGGCTTATTTTTTGCCTGCCGTTTAAACTCTCCGAGCGCCCCAATCCAAATCTCTACTTTCAGGCGAAAAAAAACCGGGCATTACGCCCGGCTTAATAGGTGAGTAGAAATTAATGTGCGGCTTCTGGTTTGTGCTTTTGCGCACTCTGGAAACCATAGGTCAGCTCATTTTTCTCTTTATCCAGCGCAACGGTCACCTGACCGCCATCCACCAGCGAACCGAACAGCAGTTCGTTAGCCAATGGTTTTTTCAGGTTATCCTGGACCACTCGCGTCATTGGACGTGCGCCCATTGCACGGTCGTAGCCTTTTTCTGCCAGCCAGTCACGGGCTTCCTGGCTCACTTCCAGAGAGACACCTTTCTGATCCAGCTGAACCTGAAGCTCGACGATAAACTTATCAACAACCTGATGAATCACCTCAGTAGAGAGATGATCGAACCAGATAATGTTGTCGAGACGGTTACGGAACTCCGGCGTAAACACTTTTTTGATTTCGCCCATCGCATCAGTACTGTTGTCCTGATGAATAAGCCCAATCGATTTACGCTCGGTTTCACGCACGCCGGCGTTAGTGGTCATGACCAGCACCACGTTGCGGAAATCCGCCTTACGTCCGTTATTGTCGGTCAATGTCCCGTTATCCATTACCTGCAGCAGCAGGTTAAAGACGTCCGGGTGCGCTTTTTCGATTTCATCCAGCAGAAGTACCGCATGCGGATGCTTAATGACTGCATCGGTCAGCAAACCGCCCTGGTCGAAACCAACATATCCCGGAGGCGCACCAATCAGGCGGCTGACGGTGTGGCGTTCCATATACTCGGACATATCAAAACGCAGCAGTTCAATGCCGAGGGCTTTGGAGAGCTGCACCGTGACTTCAGTCTTACCGACGCCAGTTGGCCCGGCAAACAGGAACGAACCGACCGGTTTATGCTCGTGTCCCAGACCGGCACGACTCATTTTGATCGCTTCAGTCAGCGCCTCAATGGCTTTATCCTGTCCGAAGACCAGCATTTTCAGACGGTTGCCCAGGTTTTTCAGCGTATCGCGATCGCTTTGCGAAACGCTCTTCTCCGGGATCCGCGCAATGCGGGCCACGACGGACTCGATATCCGCCACGTTGACGGTTTTCTTGCGCTTGCTGACCGGCATCAGACGCGCCCGCGCGCCCGCTTCATCGATCACGTCAATCGCTTTATCCGGCAGGTGACGATCGTTAATGTATTTCACCGCCAGTTCGACCGCTGCACGCACCGCTTTGGCGGTATAGCGGACGTCATGGTGCGCTTCGTATTTCGGCTTCAGACCGTTAATTATCTGTACGGTCTCTTCTACCGATGGCTCAGTGACATCAATTTTCTGGAAACGGCGCGCTAACGCACGGTCCTTTTCAAAGATATTGCTGAATTCCTGATAGGTTGTGGAACCTATCACACGGATCTTACCGCTGGAGAGCAACGGCTTGATCAGGTTAGCCGCATCCACCTGGCCGCCTGATGCCGCACCTGCACCAATAATGGTATGGATCTCATCGATAAACAGAATGCTATTGGTATCCTGTTCCAACTGTTTCAGCAGCGCCTTAAAGCGTTTTTCAAAATCGCCGCGGTATTTGGTGCCCGCCAGCAGCGAACCGATATCCAGAGAGTAAAGGGTACAATCAGCCATGACTTCAGGCACGTCGCCCTGGACGATACGCCAGGCGAGCCCCTCAGCAATGGCGGTTTTACCGACGCCAGACTCTCCCACCAGCAGCGGGTTGTTTTTTCTGCGACGGCACAGGACCTGAATGGCGCGCTCCAGCTCTTTATCCCGGCCAATGAGCGGATCAATTCCGCCCACACGGGCAAGCTGGTTAAGGTTAGTCGTGAAGTTCTCCATACGGTCCTCCCCGCCAGCTTGCTCTTCGTTATTCGGCTGATTACCAGAGTCAGAAGACTGACTTGGTTCGTCTTTGCGCGTGCCATGAGAAATGAAATTCACCACATCAAGGCGACTTACTTCATGCTTACGCAGCAGATAAGCCGCCTGAGATTCCTGCTCGCTGAAGATAGCGACCAGCACATTAGCGCCGGTTACTTCATTGCGCCCGGAGGACTGAACATGGAAGACCGCGCGTTGCAACACACGCTGAAAACTCAACGTTGGCTGCGTGTCGCGTTCTTCTTCACTGGCAGGCAATACGGGTGTGGTTTGTTCTATGAAGGCTTCGAGTTCCTGACGCAGCGCCACCAGATCCACAGAACACGCTTCCAGCGCTTCACGGGCCGATGGGTTACTGAGCAACGCCAGTAACAAGTGCTCGACGGTCATAAACTCATGTCGGTGCTCGCGCGCTCTGGCGAAAGCCATGTTTAAACTGAGTTCCAGTTCTTGATTGAGCATAGGCACCTCCCCCAATATTTATGCCTGCATTCAGGCTTTTTCCAGCGTACACAGCAACGGATGCTCGTTCTCCCTCGCATACTTGTTCACCATCGCCACTTTGGTTTCCGCTACTTCGGCAGTGAATACGCCACAGATAGCTTTACCTTGATAGTGAACTGCAAGCATCAGTTGCGTTGCACGTTCTACATCATAAGAAAAGAATTTTTGTAACACGTCAATAACAAACTCCATCGGAGTGTAATCATCATTGACTAATATCACTTTATACATAGATGGCGGTTTTAGCGCGTCGCGCAATTTATCTTCCGCCAGCAGATCGAAATCCAGCCAGTCGTTCGTCTTACCCATTGTCAGTCGTCATCTTCAGTTACGGTTTCCGGCAGAAAATCTTGCCGCTGACAAGCAGCCTATGCGCACAATCAATCTACCTCAAGTATTAGATAACTATCATCTATTAGTGCCATCCGCGACATCTGTCACATAACCGACAATAGCGTTAACTGCTTCAAATTTTGATGCATTTTTACCCTATTCCGTCGGTCTGGCGCTTGACGCCTCGCCTGATTTCTCTAAATTGTAGTTTCGAGAGTTGGCGAGGTTTTGAACAGCCCCCACTCCGCCACCGGTTCATTCCATCTTACTTATATAAGATTTACGAAGGATGTCGAAGTATGGAAACGGGTACTGTTAAGTGGTTCAACAACGCCAAAGGGTTTGGTTTCATTTGCCCCGAAGGCGGCGGCGAAGATATTTTCGCCCATTACTCCACCATTCAGATGGATGGTTACAGAACGCTAAAAGCCGGACAGGCTGTCCAGTTTGATGTCCACCAGGGGCCAAAAGGCAATCATGCCAGTGTCATCGTGCCTGTCATTGAAGCAGAAGCTGTCGCATAACTCTTCTGTCTCATTGTGTACATCCCGCAGTCAAAATGCCAGCCCTTGCGGCTGGCATTTTTATCTCAGTGACATTATTCCCGCGCCAGGGCATCTACCGGATCCAGCCGCGCCGCATTTCGTGCGGGTAGCCAGCCAAACAAAATCCCGGTTGCGGTTGAGCACAGGAACGCCGTCAACAAGGCGACGGGTGAGAAACCTATTTCCCAGCCAGGCAGGAATAGCTGAAGCGTAAAGGCTATCAGCATCGACAGGCTAATGCCCAACGCGCCGCCCACCAGACACACCAGCACCGCTTCAATTAAGAACTGTTGCAGCACGTCACTGGCGCGAGCGCCAACCGCCATACGAATACCAATCTCGCGCGTTCGCTCGGTGACCGAAACCAGCATAATATTCATCACGCCAATCCCACCGACCACCAGCGAAATCACCGCCACCAGCGTCAGGAAGAGTTGTAATGTACGTGTGGTCTTTTCGGCGGTTTTCAAGATGCCGTCCATGTTCCAGGTGAAGAAATCCTTCTTACCGTGGCGCAACGTCAACAGTCGGGTGAGCTGCTGCTCGGCCTGGGCACTATCAAAACCGTCCTTCACTCGCACGGTGATCGAGTTCAGCCACGACTGCCCCATAATTCGCCCTGACATAGTGCTGTAAGGCAGCCAGACCCGCAGGATCTTGCTACTGCCAAACATCGACTGTTTCTCTTCTGCAACGCCGATCACCGTGGCAGGCATATTCCCCACCAGCACGACTTCGCCAACGACTTTCGCTTTGTTGGGGAACAACTGACGCCGGGTATTGCTGTCGAGTACGACCACCTGAGCGCGGCCCGCCAACTGTTCTGCGTTAAAAGTGGTCCCTTCGCTAAACGTCATGCCATAAACATTGAAATAGTCGCCGCTAACACCGTTAGCACTGGCTGCCACGTCGATATTGCCATAGCGTAGCCGCAGATTCTTCGACACCGCAGGCGTCACCGAACTCACCCACGGCTGCTTCTGCAGCGCCGTTAAATCGTCATACTTCAGCGCCTGCTGATATTGCGGGTCGTCGTCACCGAAATCTTTGCCAGGATAGATATCGATAGTATTAGTACCGATAGCGCGAATATCTGCCAGCACCAGCTGCTTCGCCGCATCGCCTACCACCACGATCGACACCACCGAAGCAATACCAATGATGATCCCAAGCATGGTCAGCAGCGTTCGCATTTTATTCGCGGCCATTGCCAGCCAGGCCATGGTAAGTGCTTCGCGAAAACCGCTGACAAACTGCCCCCAGCCGGACGCCGTTTTCACCGTTGGCTCCGCGATATCGCGCCCGCCAGAGGGTTTCTGCGACGGTGGATTACGCACAATCTCGCCGTCGCGAATTTCAATGACACGTTCAGCCTGCGCGGCAACCTGGCTGTCGTGAGTGACGATAATCACCGTATGTCCGCGATCGCGCAACTGATGCAAAATCGCCATCACCTCTTCGCCGGAATGGCTGTCCAGCGCGCCGGTAGGTTCATCGGCGAGGATCACCTGCCCCCCGTTCATCAGCGCACGCGCAATACTGACCCGCTGCTGCTGACCACCGGAAAGTTGAGAAGGCTGGTAGTCAACTCTGTCGCCCAGCCCCAGCCGCTGAAGGAGTTCCTGCGCACGCGCCAGGCG
The Citrobacter arsenatis DNA segment above includes these coding regions:
- the cspD gene encoding cold shock-like protein CspD — its product is METGTVKWFNNAKGFGFICPEGGGEDIFAHYSTIQMDGYRTLKAGQAVQFDVHQGPKGNHASVIVPVIEAEAVA
- a CDS encoding YegP family protein, which produces MAGWFELSKSSDDQYRFVLKAGNGEIILTSELYTTKGAAEKGIASVQANSPLDERYEKKTATNGKLHFNLKAANHQIIGSSQLYANEQSRETGIASVKTNGVSQTIKDKT
- the baeR gene encoding two-component system response regulator BaeR gives rise to the protein MTELPIDENTPRILIVEDEPKLGQLLIDYLRAASYAPTLISHGDLVLPYVRQTPPDLILLDLMLPGTDGLTLCREIRRFSEIPIMMVTAKIEEIDRLLGLEIGADDYICKPYSPREVVARVKTILRRCKPQRELQQMDANSPLIVDEGRFQASWRGKMLDLTPAEFRLLKTLSHEPGKVFSREQLLNHLYDDYRVVTDRTIDSHIKNLRRKLESLDAEQSFIRAVYGVGYRWEADACRIA
- the baeS gene encoding two-component system sensor histidine kinase BaeS → MKFWRPGITGKLFLAIFATCIVLLISMHWAVRISFERGFIDYIKHGNEQRLQMLSDALSEQYEQHGNWRFLRNNDRFVFQILRSFEHDNDDDKPGPGMPPHGWRTQFWVVDQNARVLVGPRGPVPHDGMRHPIRVNGSEVGAVIASPVERLTRNTDINFDMQQRRSSWLIVALSTILAALATFTLARSLLAPVKRLVEGTHKLAAGDFTTRVAPTSTDELGKLAQDFNQLASTLEKNQQMRRDFMADISHELRTPLAVLRGELEAIQDGVRQFTPDSVASLQAEVGTLTKLVNDLHQLSMSDEGALAYQKTSLDLIPLLEVASGAFRERFASRGLTIQLSLPDSMTVFGDRDRLMQLFNNLLENSLRYTDSGGGLHISAEQRERMVLITFADSAPGVSDDQLQKLFERFYRTEGSRNRASGGSGLGLAICVNIVQAHNGLIRAAHSPFGGVSITVELPLERDLQRDV
- the macB gene encoding macrolide ABC transporter ATP-binding protein/permease MacB, which translates into the protein MTALLELSHIRRSYPSGEGQVEVLKDVSLSIQAGEMVAIVGASGSGKSTLMNILGCLDKPTSGTYRVAGRDVSTLDSDALAQLRREHFGFIFQRYHLLSHLTAAQNVEVPAVYAGTERKQRLARAQELLQRLGLGDRVDYQPSQLSGGQQQRVSIARALMNGGQVILADEPTGALDSHSGEEVMAILHQLRDRGHTVIIVTHDSQVAAQAERVIEIRDGEIVRNPPSQKPSGGRDIAEPTVKTASGWGQFVSGFREALTMAWLAMAANKMRTLLTMLGIIIGIASVVSIVVVGDAAKQLVLADIRAIGTNTIDIYPGKDFGDDDPQYQQALKYDDLTALQKQPWVSSVTPAVSKNLRLRYGNIDVAASANGVSGDYFNVYGMTFSEGTTFNAEQLAGRAQVVVLDSNTRRQLFPNKAKVVGEVVLVGNMPATVIGVAEEKQSMFGSSKILRVWLPYSTMSGRIMGQSWLNSITVRVKDGFDSAQAEQQLTRLLTLRHGKKDFFTWNMDGILKTAEKTTRTLQLFLTLVAVISLVVGGIGVMNIMLVSVTERTREIGIRMAVGARASDVLQQFLIEAVLVCLVGGALGISLSMLIAFTLQLFLPGWEIGFSPVALLTAFLCSTATGILFGWLPARNAARLDPVDALARE
- the clpS gene encoding ATP-dependent Clp protease adapter ClpS; this translates as MGKTNDWLDFDLLAEDKLRDALKPPSMYKVILVNDDYTPMEFVIDVLQKFFSYDVERATQLMLAVHYQGKAICGVFTAEVAETKVAMVNKYARENEHPLLCTLEKA
- the clpA gene encoding ATP-dependent Clp protease ATP-binding subunit ClpA, which produces MLNQELELSLNMAFARAREHRHEFMTVEHLLLALLSNPSAREALEACSVDLVALRQELEAFIEQTTPVLPASEEERDTQPTLSFQRVLQRAVFHVQSSGRNEVTGANVLVAIFSEQESQAAYLLRKHEVSRLDVVNFISHGTRKDEPSQSSDSGNQPNNEEQAGGEDRMENFTTNLNQLARVGGIDPLIGRDKELERAIQVLCRRRKNNPLLVGESGVGKTAIAEGLAWRIVQGDVPEVMADCTLYSLDIGSLLAGTKYRGDFEKRFKALLKQLEQDTNSILFIDEIHTIIGAGAASGGQVDAANLIKPLLSSGKIRVIGSTTYQEFSNIFEKDRALARRFQKIDVTEPSVEETVQIINGLKPKYEAHHDVRYTAKAVRAAVELAVKYINDRHLPDKAIDVIDEAGARARLMPVSKRKKTVNVADIESVVARIARIPEKSVSQSDRDTLKNLGNRLKMLVFGQDKAIEALTEAIKMSRAGLGHEHKPVGSFLFAGPTGVGKTEVTVQLSKALGIELLRFDMSEYMERHTVSRLIGAPPGYVGFDQGGLLTDAVIKHPHAVLLLDEIEKAHPDVFNLLLQVMDNGTLTDNNGRKADFRNVVLVMTTNAGVRETERKSIGLIHQDNSTDAMGEIKKVFTPEFRNRLDNIIWFDHLSTEVIHQVVDKFIVELQVQLDQKGVSLEVSQEARDWLAEKGYDRAMGARPMTRVVQDNLKKPLANELLFGSLVDGGQVTVALDKEKNELTYGFQSAQKHKPEAAH
- a CDS encoding MFS transporter, translated to MTELPDSTRWQLWIVAFGFFMQSLDTTIVNTALPSMAASLGESPLHMHMVIVSYVLTVAVMLPASGWLADKVGVRNIFFTAIILFTLGSLFCAWSNTLNELVMARVLQGVGGAMMVPVGRLTVMKIVPREQYMAAMTFVTLPGQIGPLLGPALGGILVEYASWHWIFLINIPVGIVGAIATLMLMPNYTMQTRRFDLSGFAMLAVGMAVLTLALDGSKGTGLSSITLAALVICGVLAIALYLKHAHRNPRALFSLNLFRTPTFSLGLFGSFAGRIGSGMLPFMTPVFLQIGLGFSPFHAGLMMIPMVLGSMGMKRIVVQVVNRFGYRRVLVATTLGLSLVSLLLMTTALLGWYYALPFVLFLQGMVNSTRFSSMNTLTLKDLPDDLASSGNSLLSMIMQLSMSIGVTIAGLLLGMFGQQHIAIDSGSTHTVFMYTWLCIAFIIALPAIIFARVPNDTQTNAVISRRKRST
- the yegQ gene encoding tRNA 5-hydroxyuridine modification protein YegQ, with the protein product MFKPELLSPAGTLKNMRYAFAYGADAVYAGQPRYSLRVRNNEFNHENLQLGINEAHELGKKFYVVVNIAPHNAKLKTFIRDLKPVVEMGPDALIMSDPGLIMLVRENFPDMDIHLSVQANAVNWATVKFWKQMGLTRVILSRELSLEEIEEIRTHVPDMELEIFVHGALCMAYSGRCLLSGYINKRDPNQGTCTNACRWEYNVQEGKEDVVGNIVHKYEPIPVQNVEPTLGIGAPTDKVFMIEEAQRPGEYMTAFEDEHGTYIMNSKDLRAIAHVERLTQMGVHSLKIEGRTKSYYYCARTAQVYRKAIDDAAAGKPFDPQLLETLEGLAHRGYTEGFLRRHTHDDYQNYEYGFSVSERQQFVGEFTGERKGELAAVLVKNKFTVGDSLELMTPQGNINFTLEQMENAKGEAMPVAPGDGYTVWMPVPEDIDLNYALLMRNFTGESTRNPHAK